The following DNA comes from Elusimicrobiota bacterium.
GTTGGCGGTCGCGAAGTGGGTCCACGAGGTCGCCCAGAAGCGCGGCGGCGACCGCTACGAGCTCGTCGACCTCCTGGATTTCGCCCTGCCGCTGCTCGACGAGGACGTCCCCGCGGCGGTGGCGGAGGGACAGTACGCGAAGCCGCACACCAAGGCCTGGTCGGCGAAGATCGAGACCTTCGACGCCTACGTCTTCGTCTCGCCGGAGTACAATCACGGCACCTCCGCGGCCCTCAAGAACGCGCTCGACTTCCTGTACCCCGAGTGGAACGACAAGGCGGCCGGCTTCGTCGCCTACGGCGGCACGGGGGGGACGCGCGCCGTCGAGCAGCTGCGGCTCTCCCTGGCCGAGCTCCAGGTCGCGACCGTGCGCAACCAGGTCGTCCTGTCCCTGCGCTCCGATTTCGAGCGCTTCGAGGTCTTCACGCCCGGCGCCCACCAGGAGAAGGCCGTCAACGCGATGCTCGATCAGCTCGTCGCGTGGGGAGGAGCCTTGAAGACCCTGCGCAGCGTGCCGAGCGCGCCCTGACGGCAGGCCCCGGCTGCGGCTCGGCCGTCTGCGTTTAAAGTTCGGCGCGCAGGCGGCGCAGCTCTGCGAGGTAGCGGTGAGTGCGCACCGCGGCGGACTTGGGCGCCGCGGCTTCGG
Coding sequences within:
- a CDS encoding NAD(P)H-dependent oxidoreductase produces the protein MLNIGIIVGSTRPGRKALAVAKWVHEVAQKRGGDRYELVDLLDFALPLLDEDVPAAVAEGQYAKPHTKAWSAKIETFDAYVFVSPEYNHGTSAALKNALDFLYPEWNDKAAGFVAYGGTGGTRAVEQLRLSLAELQVATVRNQVVLSLRSDFERFEVFTPGAHQEKAVNAMLDQLVAWGGALKTLRSVPSAP